A portion of the Sulfurospirillum diekertiae genome contains these proteins:
- a CDS encoding LemA family protein yields the protein METFLIVTGVIIFIIIVMYNTLISKRNQVDNIFAGLDAILKKRYDLLPNLVATVKEYMVHERITLEKITELRSKATTNNLTGAETVALDKQLSSMLGNLMVAVENYPTLKANENFLHLQGTLNELEEQISAARRAYNQSVTDYNNAIQMFPTNFMASLMKLERKEVFSIPVMERRNIDVKNIFQK from the coding sequence ATGGAAACATTTTTGATTGTTACAGGTGTCATCATTTTTATCATCATTGTCATGTACAATACGCTGATCTCCAAACGAAATCAAGTCGATAATATTTTCGCAGGACTTGATGCTATCCTCAAAAAACGTTACGATCTTCTCCCAAATCTTGTGGCAACTGTGAAAGAGTATATGGTGCATGAGCGCATTACGCTTGAAAAGATTACTGAACTTCGCTCAAAAGCCACAACAAATAATCTGACAGGTGCTGAAACCGTAGCTCTTGATAAACAACTCTCTTCCATGCTTGGCAATCTCATGGTCGCTGTCGAAAACTACCCTACACTTAAAGCAAACGAAAATTTTTTACACCTTCAAGGTACCTTGAATGAATTGGAGGAGCAAATTTCCGCAGCGCGTAGAGCGTACAATCAAAGTGTGACGGATTATAACAATGCCATTCAAATGTTCCCTACAAATTTTATGGCAAGTCTCATGAAGCTAGAGCGAAAAGAGGTATTTAGTATTCCAGTGATGGAACGTCGCAATATTGATGTGAAAAATATTTTTCAAAAATAG